In Symmachiella dynata, the following are encoded in one genomic region:
- a CDS encoding RNA polymerase sigma factor, producing the protein MADDESIALLARWEQGDEKAADEIFERYLLRLTALARSRLSNEIQTVVDPEDVVQSAYRTFFCNAGQRSYTLSRGGDLWRLLAAITVHKVLRQVEFHQAQKRSIGAVRSIGGSSWSIRPEIIARDPSPEEALAIAEELEDLMRQLRPKYQVILELRLKGESVEDIAAATGRTTRTVQRVMQGIRKDLEMRLFEDSSLGARQEVTKA; encoded by the coding sequence ATGGCCGATGACGAATCAATTGCTTTACTCGCACGCTGGGAGCAAGGTGATGAAAAAGCGGCCGATGAAATCTTCGAGCGTTATTTGTTGCGATTGACAGCCCTGGCGCGGTCACGGTTGTCCAACGAGATTCAAACCGTTGTCGATCCAGAAGACGTAGTACAATCTGCTTATCGCACTTTCTTTTGCAATGCGGGCCAAAGAAGCTATACGCTCAGTCGAGGCGGCGATTTATGGCGGTTGCTAGCGGCCATTACGGTCCACAAAGTGCTCCGTCAGGTGGAGTTTCACCAGGCACAAAAACGGTCGATTGGAGCCGTGCGAAGCATTGGGGGATCCAGCTGGAGTATTCGCCCCGAAATCATTGCCCGAGATCCTTCGCCGGAAGAAGCGCTGGCCATCGCGGAAGAGCTTGAGGACCTGATGCGGCAGTTGAGGCCTAAGTATCAAGTTATTCTTGAGTTGCGGCTGAAAGGGGAATCGGTGGAAGACATTGCCGCCGCGACAGGTCGCACAACACGCACGGTCCAGCGCGTGATGCAGGGTATCCGAAAGGACCTCGAAATGCGGCTATTTGAGGATTCATCACTTGGCGCTCGTCAGGAAGTGACTAAGGCGTAG